The Bacillaceae bacterium IKA-2 DNA window AAGTTTGCTAGTTCCGTTTGCATAGCTGCCCGTTCCATGATGCTAAATTCATTGTCGGTCATACCGAATCCCATCCGGTCTTTAAAAGTAGAATAGTCAATTGTTCCACTATTTGGGATCCCTTCCGCCGCCAACTCAACTTTTAAACTATCAACTAATTTTTCTGGAACGTGAATTTCTGTTCCGTTACTAGTGATTTCAGAGGGAATTCCTCTTGAGTCTAATTGTGCTTTAATTTCGCCTGTTTCTTGTAAAGGTAAATTTTTATACAACGGAACCATGGTTGTTCTTGAACCAAACGTTGAGACAACAATCAGAAGCACTATAAGCAGTAGGAAAGAACCGACAATAATCCCTTTTTGAACATTTGTTCGTTCGGTCCAATATGTAGTTAGTTTCTCTCTATATAACAATAATTTTTCGTTCATGTTTTCCCCTACCTCTACTAACCCGCTCCGTCAACTCAACTATTATACTTGCATTCTCATGACCTCTTGATAGGCCTCAACAATTTTGTTACGTACTTCCACAGTCGTTTGCAAGGTTATACTTGCTTTTTGAGCAGTAATCATAACTTCATGTAAGTCAATATTTTCTCCTCTCGCTAACTTTTCCGTTGCCTTTATTGACGAGAGTTGTGAATCATTCGCTGTATGTAACGCTTCATTAAGCATCATTTTAAAACTATCTTGTGCTTCTGCCGATGTAACTTTCTTTGCTGGTATTACTTGACCACCTTGAATATTCATTACGGAATTCGGTCTAAATGATATAGGATCCATTTACGATACCCTCCTAGCCTCTACCAATTTCTAGAGCCTTCATTAACATATTTTTTGTTGCATTAAGAGTGGTAACGTTTGCCTCATATGAACGAGTTGCACTCATCATATCAACCATTTCTTTTAGCGGATCGACGTTCGGCAAGCTAACATACCCTTCTTCATTTGCATCAGGATGATCCGGTTGATAGGCCAGCTTAAATGGTGTTTGATCTTCGACAATCCGGGTAACTTTTACGCCATTACCTGCTTGATCAGATCGCCCCATCGCTTTAGATAAATATGATGAAAATTGATTTTCATTTGGCCGTATTTCAACCATTTTCCTTCGATAAGGTTCCCACTCACCATTAACAAGCCTTCCCCGAGTCGTATCAACATTTGCCATATTTGAAGAAACAACATCCATTCTCAGCCGCTGTGCAGTGAGAGCTGAAGCTGTAGTATTAAAGCCATGAAACATTGACACAGTTTTTAACCTCCTCTTACAACAGTATTAAGACTATTAAATCGCCCATTGACGCGTTCAATCATCGCGTTATAATAAATTTGATTTTTAGCCATTTCTGACATTTCATGTTCAATATCTACATTATTACCATTGTGGTTAAACATTGTGTTGTTACGTTTTACTACACTAGCCAAGGACGACGCTTGGTTAGTTCCAAATTCTAAGTGTCTATCATTTGTTCGATACGAATTAAGGCGTTGACCTTCAATAGCTTTAGTAAGC harbors:
- the flgC gene encoding flagellar basal body rod protein FlgC: MFHGFNTTASALTAQRLRMDVVSSNMANVDTTRGRLVNGEWEPYRRKMVEIRPNENQFSSYLSKAMGRSDQAGNGVKVTRIVEDQTPFKLAYQPDHPDANEEGYVSLPNVDPLKEMVDMMSATRSYEANVTTLNATKNMLMKALEIGRG
- the flgB gene encoding flagellar basal body rod protein FlgB, with the protein product MKLFSNPSQQLIEQSLNAASQRQKTISQNIANIDTPHYKAQKTVFKQQLTKAIEGQRLNSYRTNDRHLEFGTNQASSLASVVKRNNTMFNHNGNNVDIEHEMSEMAKNQIYYNAMIERVNGRFNSLNTVVRGG
- the fliE gene encoding flagellar hook-basal body complex protein FliE, giving the protein MDPISFRPNSVMNIQGGQVIPAKKVTSAEAQDSFKMMLNEALHTANDSQLSSIKATEKLARGENIDLHEVMITAQKASITLQTTVEVRNKIVEAYQEVMRMQV